In Saccharomyces cerevisiae S288C chromosome XV, complete sequence, the following proteins share a genomic window:
- the RAX1 gene encoding Rax1p (Protein involved in establishing bud site selection; localizes to the bud neck and previous sites of cell division (bud scars or cytokinesis remnants (CRMs); localization to both sites is interdependent with Rax2p; required with Rax2p to anchor Nba1p and Nis1p to CRMs where a Cdc42p inhibitory zone is established, preventing repolarization of cells at previous division sites; predicted type IIIa transmembrane protein with similarity to members of the insulin-related peptide superfamily): MKEELSKVSSMQNFEMIQRERLPTLYEVLIQRTSQPVDLWTFYTFLSQFPYAINYLDFWVDLMTHTRLCKNYIELVRKSLINFPQEQQQNGSTSTATFDLLNALIEEGHLDPEAPDKLLENSGPDVPFSPKLNELLGDWKHQSGIGQEALRNEDVALIVDEIMKRRSQQDGKPQITTKQLLHSAVGLCNTYLVSPEQSERYLSNIPMETRNRIIESVQIERKYDIEIFDDLKNLTYQFLEMDCFPKFLSRVALHNIHDEISDWRFHSVGVTNEKSNRSRGQTHISRSPFSNHTSISRIGFGLLWLGIGFWIGYVLIFLAYSRAIRVVTVVPFTLGCYCIVCGMYQVDIVYSWFGVTQRLLHRHKNAGNDEGDASSDTDHVPMILAVFGGRRRLTRIEHPFTRQLLRKRGLWCLLLVVGATAAFTVIFSCVPGRRV, encoded by the coding sequence ATGAAGGAAGAGCTCAGCAAAGTGAGCAGTATGCAAAATTTCGAGATGATCCAGCGTGAACGATTGCCAACATTGTATGAAGTGTTAATACAGAGGACATCGCAGCCAGTTGATCTCTGGACTTTTTATACATTTCTTTCACAATTCCCATATGCCATCAACTATCTGGACTTTTGGGTTGACCTTATGACACATACACGACTTTGCAAAAACTACATAGAGTTGGTAAGAAAATCATTAATCAACTTTCCACAAGAACAACAGCAGAATGGAAGTACATCTACGGCTACATTTGACTTGCTGAACGCACTGATAGAAGAAGGGCACCTAGACCCGGAAGCACCTGATAAACTCTTAGAAAATAGCGGCCCAGACGTGCCCTTTTCACCAAAATTAAACGAATTGCTGGGTGATTGGAAGCACCAATCGGGTATCGGTCAAGAAGCCCTGAGAAACGAAGACGTAGCGCTGATCGTCGACGAGATAATGAAAAGGCGCTCCCAACAAGACGGAAAACCGCAGATAACTACAAAACAACTGCTGCACAGCGCAGTTGGTCTCTGCAACACCTATTTAGTATCGCCCGAACAAAGCGAACGGTACCTGAGCAACATCCCCATGGAAACGCGGAACCGCATAATAGAAAGCGTACAAATCGAGCGAAAGTACGACATTGAGATTTTTGACGACCTAAAAAACCTAACTTACCAATTCCTAGAAATGGATTGTTTCCCAAAATTTCTAAGCCGCGTCGCACTACACAACATCCACGATGAAATATCTGATTGGAGATTCCACTCAGTGGGCGTCACCAACGAAAAAAGCAATCGCTCTCGAGGCCAGACGCACATTTCTCGCTCGCCATTCTCCAATCACACGTCAATCAGTCGTATTGGCTTTGGTTTGCTCTGGCTAGGCATCGGCTTTTGGATCGGATATGTTCTAATCTTCCTGGCGTATAGTCGCGCAATCCGTGTCGTTACGGTCGTGCCATTTACACTGGGATGCTACTGCATTGTGTGTGGCATGTATCAAGTGGACATTGTGTATTCCTGGTTTGGCGTCACACAGAGACTTCTCCACAGACACAAAAACGCTGGCAATGACGAAGGAGATGCTTCTAGTGATACCGATCACGTGCCAATGATACTTGCGGTGTTCGGCGGTAGGCGCCGTCTTACCCGCATAGAGCACCCATTTACTCGGCAGCTTCTACGTAAGCGTGGACTGTGGTGTCTGCTTCTCGTAGTGGGTGCCACTGCCGCATTCACAGTTATTTTCAGCTGTGTTCCCGGCCGTCGTGTATGA
- a CDS encoding uncharacterized protein (CPA1 uORF; Arginine attenuator peptide, regulates translation of the CPA1 mRNA): MFSLSNSQYTCQDYISDHIWKTSSH, encoded by the coding sequence ATGTTTAGCTTATCGAACTCTCAATACACCTGCCAAGACTACATATCTGACCACATCTGGAAAACTAGCTCCCACTAA
- the ISW2 gene encoding DNA translocase (ATP-dependent DNA translocase involved in chromatin remodeling; ATPase component that, with Itc1p, forms a complex required for repression of a-specific genes, INO1, and early meiotic genes during mitotic growth; exhibits basal levels of chromatin binding throughout the genome as well as interacts with sequence-specific factors to accurately position nucleosomes in chromatin; targeted by Ume6p- and Sua7p-dependent DNA looping to many loci genome-wide) — translation MTTQQEEQRSDTKNSKSESPSEVLVDTLDSKSNGSSDDDNIGQSEELSDKEIYTVEDRPPEYWAQRKKKFVLDVDPKYAKQKDKSDTYKRFKYLLGVTDLFRHFIGIKAKHDKNIQKLLKQLDSDANKLSKSHSTVSSSSRHHRKTEKEEDAELMADEEEEIVDTYQEDIFVSESPSFVKSGKLRDYQVQGLNWLISLHENKLSGILADEMGLGKTLQTISFLGYLRYVKQIEGPFLIIVPKSTLDNWRREFLKWTPNVNVLVLHGDKDTRADIVRNIILEARFDVLITSYEMVIREKNALKRLAWQYIVIDEAHRIKNEQSALSQIIRLFYSKNRLLITGTPLQNNLHELWALLNFLLPDIFGDSELFDEWFEQNNSEQDQEIVIQQLHSVLNPFLLRRVKADVEKSLLPKIETNVYVGMTDMQIQWYKSLLEKDIDAVNGAVGKREGKTRLLNIVMQLRKCCNHPYLFEGAEPGPPYTTDEHLIFNSGKMIILDKLLKRLKEKGSRVLIFSQMSRLLDILEDYCYFRDFEYCRIDGSTSHEERIEAIDEYNKPNSEKFVFLLTTRAGGLGINLVTADTVILFDSDWNPQADLQAMDRAHRIGQKKQVHVYRFVTENAIEEKVIERAAQKLRLDQLVIQQGTGKKTASLGNSKDDLLDMIQFGAKNMFEKKASKVTVDADIDDILKKGEQKTQELNAKYQSLGLDDLQKFNGIENQSAYEWNGKSFQKKSNDKVVEWINPSRRERRREQTTYSVDDYYKEIIGGGSKSASKQTPQPKAPRAPKVIHGQDFQFFPKELDALQEKEQLYFKKKVNYKVTSYDITGDIRNEGSDAEEEEGEYKNAANTEGHKGHEELKRRIEEEQEKINSAPDFTQEDELRKQELISKAFTNWNKRDFMAFINACAKYGRDDMENIKKSIDSKTPEEVEVYAKIFWERLKEINGWEKYLHNVELGEKKNEKLKFQETLLRQKIEQCKHPLHELIIQYPPNNARRTYNTLEDKFLLLAVNKYGLRADKLYEKLKQEIMMSDLFTFDWFIKTRTVHELSKRVHTLLTLIVREYEQPDANKKKRSRTSATREDTPLSQNESTRASTVPNLPTTMVTNQKDTNDHVDKRTKIDQEA, via the coding sequence ATGACGACCCAGCAAGAGGAGCAACGAAGTGATACCAAGAATAGCAAAAGCGAGTCACCTTCAGAAGTTTTAGTCGATACTCTCGACTCAAAGTCAAATGGCAGtagtgatgatgataatatcGGACAAAGTGAAGAGCTATCagataaagaaatatatacaGTAGAAGATAGACCACCAGAATATTGGGctcaaagaaagaaaaaattcgTACTTGATGTAGATCCAAAATACGCCAAGCAAAAGGACAAGTCCGATACGTACAAAAGattcaaatatttattaGGCGTCACAGACCTTTTCCGTCATTTTATTGGAATTAAGGCAAAAcatgataaaaatattcaaaaactctTAAAACAGTTAGATTCTGATGCAAACAAACTTTCCAAATCACACAGCACCGTCAGTTCGTCATCACGTCACCATagaaaaacagaaaaggAGGAAGATGCTGAATTAATGGctgatgaggaagaagagatTGTAGATACATATCAGGAAGACATATTCGTCTCAGAATCTCCCTCCTTCGTCAAGTCAGGAAAATTAAGAGACTATCAAGTTCAAGGCTTAAACTGGTTAATATCGTTGCACGAAAACAAACTATCTGGTATCTTGGCCGATGAAATGGGGCTGGGTAAAACCTTACAAACAATTTCATTCCTAGGTTATTTGAGATACGTCAAACAAATCGAGGGACCCTTTCTAATAATAGTACCGAAGTCAACACTAGATAATTGGAGACGAGAGTTTCTTAAATGGACTCCAAACGTCAATGTCCTTGTGTTACATGGTGATAAAGACACAAGAGCTGATATAGTACGGaatataatattagaaGCTAGATTTGATGTATTGATTACATCTTATGAAATGGTCATTAGAGAAAAGAAtgctttgaaaagattagCTTGGCAAtatattgttattgatgAGGCTCACAGGATCAAAAATGAACAAAGCGCGTTATCTCAAATAATTAGATTATTTTACTCTAAGAATAGATTATTGATTACGGGCACGCCTCTACAAAACAATCTACACGAATTATGGGCCCTGCTAAATTTCTTATTACCTGATATATTTGGAGATTCTGAACTTTTTGATGAATGGTTCGAACAAAACAATTCGGAACAAGATCAAGAAATTGTAATCCAACAGCTACACTCAGTACTAAACCCCTTTTTACTGAGAAGAGTCAAAGCGGATGTCGAAAAATCTTTGCTACCTAAAATCGAAACGAATGTTTACGTGGGGATGACAGACATGCAAATACAATGGTATAAATCATTATTAGAGAAGGATATAGACGCTGTTAACGGTGCTGttggaaaaagagaaggCAAAACGAGGTTACTGAATATTGTTATGCAATTAAGGAAATGCTGTAATCATCCATATCTTTTTGAAGGCGCAGAACCTGGACCTCCATACACTACCGATGAacatttgattttcaattcCGGGAAAATGATTATATTAGATAAGTTACTGAAAAGACTGAAGGAAAAGGGATCTAGAGTATTGATTTTCAGTCAAATGTCGAGACTATTGGATATCTTAGAAGATTATTGCTATTTTAGagattttgaatattgCAGAATCGACGGTTCTACTAGCCATGAAGAACGTATAGAAGCTATCGATGAGTATAATAAACCTAATTCTGAAAAGTTCGTTTTTTTGCTAACAACACGTGCCGGTGGTTTAGGTATTAACCTTGTCACAGCCGACACtgttattctttttgattcTGATTGGAACCCTCAAGCTGATCTACAAGCAATGGATAGAGCGCATAGAATTGgtcaaaagaaacaagtTCATGTTTATAGATTTGTCACAGAAAATGCTATTGAAGAGAAAGTCATTGAGCGTGCCGCACAAAAGCTGAGACTAGACCAGTTGGTTATCCAACAGGGCACGGGCAAGAAAACTGCATCTCTTGGTAACTCAAAGGATGATCTGTTGGATATGATTCAATTTGGCGCTAAAAATAtgtttgaaaagaaagcaagTAAAGTCACTGTTGATGCTGATATCgatgatattttgaaaaaggggGAACAGAAGACACAAGAACTAAATGCCAAATACCAAAGTTTAGGACTTGACGACTTACAAAAGTTCAATGGGATCGAGAACCAATCTGCTTACGAATGGAATGGTAAaagctttcaaaaaaaatccaacGACAAAGTAGTTGAATGGATTAATCCTTCCcgaagagaaagaagaagagagcAAACCACTTATTCAGTTGACGATTATTATAAGGAAATTATTGGTGGTGGCTCTAAATCAGCAAGCAAGCAAACTCCGCAGCCAAAAGCACCCCGCGCTCCAAAGGTTATACACGGTCAAGATTTCCAGTTCTTCCCCAAGGAGTTGGATGCCttacaagaaaaggaacAGCTTtacttcaagaaaaaggtCAACTATAAGGTTACTTCTTATGATATTACGGGAGATATACGTAATGAAGGAAGCGatgctgaagaagaagaaggagaaTACAAAAATGCCGCTAATACAGAAGGTCATAAAGGCCATGAGGAACTTAAAAGAAGGATTGAGGAGGAGCAAGAGAAGATTAATTCAGCACCGGATTTTACCCAAGAAGATGAATTACGAAAGCAAGAATTGATATCAAAAGCCTTTACTAACTGGAATAAGAGGGACTTTATGGCGTTTATCAACGCCTGCGCCAAATACGGTAGAGATGATATGGAAAACATTAAGAAATCTATTGATTCCAAAACACCAGAAGAGGTTGAAGTGTATGCAAAAATATTCTGGGAAAGACTAAAGGAAATCAATGGGTGGGAGAAGTATTTACATAATGTAGAActtggtgaaaaaaaaaatgaaaaactgAAATTCCAGGAAACTCTATTGAGGCAGAAAATCGAACAGTGTAAACATCCATTACATGAGCTGATAATACAGTATCCACCTAATAATGCTAGAAGAACTTACAATACCTTAGaagataaatttttattattagcTGTTAACAAGTACGGACTTCGTGCTGACAAGCtctatgaaaaattaaagcaAGAAATCATGATGAGTGATTTGTTCACTTTTGATTGGTTTATAAAGACAAGAACGGTGCATGAGCTATCAAAAAGAGTCCATACGCTATTAACTTTAATTGTAAGAGAGTATGAGCAACCTGACGCaaataagaagaaaaggagtAGAACTTCAGCGACTAGAGAGGATACTCCTTTATCCCAAAATGAAAGCACTAGAGCTTCAACGGTTCCAAATCTCCCGACGACGATGGTgacaaatcaaaaagataCAAACGATCATGTTGATAAAAGAACCAAAATTGATCAAGAAGCATGA
- the CPA1 gene encoding carbamoyl-phosphate synthase (glutamine-hydrolyzing) CPA1 (Small subunit of carbamoyl phosphate synthetase; carbamoyl phosphate synthetase catalyzes a step in the synthesis of citrulline, an arginine precursor; translationally regulated by an attenuator peptide encoded by YOR302W within the CPA1 mRNA 5'-leader) — translation MSSAATKATFCIQNGPSFEGISFGANKSVAGETVFTTSLVGYPESMTDPSYRGQILVFTQPLIGNYGVPSGEARDEYNLLKYFESPHIHVVGIVVAEYAYQYSHWTAVESLAQWCQREGVAAITGVDTRELVQYLREQGSSLGRITLADHDPVPYVNPMKTNLVAQVTTKKPFHVSALPGKAKANVALIDCGVKENIIRCLVKRGANVTVFPYDYRIQDVASEFDGIFLSNGPGNPELCQATISNVRELLNNPVYDCIPIFGICLGHQLLALASGASTHKLKYGNRAHNIPAMDLTTGQCHITSQNHGYAVDPETLPKDQWKPYFVNLNDKSNEGMIHLQRPIFSTQFHPEAKGGPLDTAILFDKFFDNIEKYQLQSQAKSSISLKVTYSTDKSRLQSINVTKLAKERVLF, via the coding sequence atgtCCTCCGCTGCAACAAAAGCTACTTTCTGTATCCAAAATGGTCCTTCCTTTGAAGGTATATCTTTTGGTGCAAACAAATCTGTTGCTGGTGAAACAGTTTTCACTACTTCTCTGGTTGGTTACCCAGAGTCCATGACTGATCCTTCCTACCGTGGTCAGATATTAGTCTTCACGCAACCCTTGATTGGTAACTACGGTGTCCCATCCGGCGAAGCCCGCGATGAATACAATTTACTGAAGTATTTTGAATCTCCGCATATACATGTGGTCGGCATCGTTGTCGCTGAATATGCTTATCAATATTCGCATTGGACCGCTGTTGAATCTCTGGCACAATGGTGTCAGAGAGAAGGTGTTGCTGCTATTACTGGCGTAGACACCCGTGAACTAGTGCAATACTTGAGGGAACAAGGTTCTTCTTTGGGCCGTATTACGTTGGCTGATCATGACCCTGTCCCCTACGTGAATCCCATGAAAACTAACTTGGTTGCTCAAGTCACCACAAAAAAGCCTTTCCACGTCTCTGCCTTACCTGGGAAGGCTAAGGCAAATGTGGCTCTTATTGACTGTGGtgttaaagaaaacattaTCAGATGCCTAGTCAAAAGAGGTGCCAATGTAACTGTTTTCCCCTATGATTACAGAATTCAAGATGTTGCTTCTGAATTCGACGGTATTTTCTTATCCAATGGACCAGGCAACCCAGAACTATGCCAAGCTACAATTTCCAACGTCAGGGAATTACTAAATAACCCTGTTTATGACTGTATCCCTATTTTTGGGATTTGTCTAGGCCATCAACTCTTGGCTCTGGCCTCCGGTGCCTCTACTCACAAATTGAAATATGGTAATAGGGCTCACAACATCCCTGCCATGGATTTGACTACCGGCCAGTGCCACATTACATCTCAAAATCATGGCTATGCAGTTGATCCTGAGACCCTACCAAAGGACCAATGGAAACCTTATTTTGTTAATTTAAACGACAAATCAAACGAAGGCATGATACACCTTCAAAGACCCATATTTTCTACCCAATTTCACCCAGAGGCAAAAGGTGGTCCCTTAGACACAgctattctttttgacAAATTCTTCGATaatatagaaaaatacCAATTACAATCTCAGGCAAAAAGTTCAATCTCACTAAAAGTAACATACAGTACCGATAAATCGAGATTGCAGAGTATAAATGTTACTAAGTTGGCCAAGGAAAGAGTGTTGTtctaa